The sequence below is a genomic window from Tistrella mobilis.
GGCGGCCAGACCCACAGCCAGAGCGTGGAAGCCCTTTTCACCCATGTCTGCGGGCTGAAGGTGGTGGTGCCGTGCAGCCCGCACGACGCCAAGGGTCTGCTGATCTCGGCCCTGGAAGATCCCGATCCGGTGATCTTCCTGGAACCGAAGCGGCTCTATAACGGCCCCTTCGACGGCCATCACGACCGCCCGGTGACCCCCTGGTCGAAGCACGAGGCGGGCGAGGTGCCGGCGGGCCATTATTCCGTGCCGCTGGGCAAGGCCAATATCGTCCGTCCTGGCTCTGCCGTCACGGTGCTCGCCTACGGCACCATGGTCTATGTCGCCCAGGCGGCCGCGGCCGATACCGGCATCGATGCCGAGATCATCGACCTGCGCACGCTGGTGCCGCTCGACCTCGACACCATCACCGCCTCGGTGCGCAAGACCGGGCGCTGCCTGGTGGTGCACGAGGCCACGCTCACCTCGGGCTATGGCGCGGAACTCACCGCCCTGGTGCAGGAAAACTGCTTCCATCATCTGGAGGCGCCGGTCACCCGCATCGCCGGCTGGGACACGCCCTATCCGCATGCCCAGGAATGGGATTACTTCCCCGGCCCCGCGCGTGTCGGCCGTGCCCTTCAAGAGATCCTGGAGAGCTGACCCATGGGCGAGCATATCATCAAGATGCCCGATGTCGGCGAAGGCATCGCCGAGGCCGAGCTGGTCGAATGGCATATCGAGGTCGGCCAGATCGTCCGTGAGGACGCGGTCCTGGCGGCGGTGATGACCGACAAGGCGACGGTGGAAATCCCCTCGCCGGTCGACGGCAAGGTGCTGTGGCTGGGCGCCGAGATCGGCGACGTGGTCAGTGTCGGCGCGCCGCTGATCCGGCTGGAGGTGGAAGGCGAGGGCAATGTCGCCGCCGGTGCGGCGGCACCGGCCGCCGCGGCGTCAAAGCCCGCCGCGGCCCAGCCTGCGGACGAGGAAGACGGCGCCCCGCCGGCCGCCCCCGCCCAGGCGGCGGAGCCGGCGCCCGAGTTGAAGACCGTGCCCAAGCCGCAGCCGGCTGCGAAGCCGCTGGGAGCTGGTGCCGGCACAGTCGCCATGGCCCCGGGTGCCCCCCGGGGGGAGCACGAAAAGCCGATCGCCTCTCCCGCCGTGCGCCATCGGGCGCGCGAGGCCGGGGTGGATCTGCGCCAGGTGCGCGGCACCGGCCCGGCCGGCCGCATCACCCATGAAGACCTGGACCGCTTCTTTGCCGGCCAGGACCAGCGCCCCGCCGCGGGCGGGCTGGTGGCCGATACCAGCGTCAGCGAAATCAAGGTGGTGGGCCTGCGCCGGCGCATCGCCGAGCAGATGACGCTGTCGAAGTCGCGCATCCCCCACATCACCTATGTGGAAGAGGTGGACGTCACGGCGCTTGAAGAGCTGCGCGGCAAGCTCAACGCCGAGAAGGGCCGCGACCGGCCCAAGCTCACCATCCTGCCCTTCCTGATGCGGGCGATGGTCAAGGCGATCGCCGAACAGCCGCGGCTGAATGCGCGCTATGACGATCAGGCGGGCATCATCCATCAGTATGGCGGCGTGCATATCGGCGTTGCCGCCCAGACCCCCACGGGCCTGGTCGTGCCGGTGGTGAAGCATACCGAGGCCCGCGACATCTGGGCCTGCGCCGCGGAACTCTCGCGCCTGGCCGAGGCCGCCCGGAACGGCACCGCAACGCGCGAAGAGCTGACCGGCTCCACCATCACCATCACCTCGCTGGGGGCGCTTGGCGGCGTGGTCACCACGCCGGTGATCAACCATCCGGAAGTTGCCATCATCGGCGTCAACAAGATGATGATCCGCCCGGTCTGGGACGGGTCTGCCTTCGTGCCGCGGAAGATGATGAACCTGTCGTCCAGTTTCGATCATCGCGTGATCGACGGCTGGGATGCCGCCGTTTTCGTCCAGCGTATCAGGTCGCTGCTGGAAACCCCGGCGACCATCTTCATCGAGGGCTGAGACGATGAAGGATATTTCCTGCAAGCTGCTGGTGATCGGCGCCGGCCCGGGCGGTTATGTCTGCGCGATCCGCGCCGGCCAGCTGGGCGTCGACACCGTGATCGTCGAGGCGAAGAAGCCGGGCGGCACCTGCCTCAATGTCGGCTGCATCCCTTCCAAGGCGCTGATCCATGCCGCCGAGGAGTTCGAGAAGCTGGTGCATATGGCCGGGGGCACGTCGCCGCTCGGCATCACCGCCACGGCGCCCAGGATCGATCTTGCCCGCACCGTCGCCTGGAAGGACCAGATCGTCGGCCGGCTGACCGGCGGCGTCTCGGGCCTGCTGAAGAAGGCGCGGGTCAAGGTGGTTCAGGGCCATGCCCGTTTCCGCGACGGCAAGACGGTGGAGGTCGAAACCGAAACCGGCCTTCAGGTGATCAAGGCCGAAGCGGTGGTCATCGCCACGGGCTCCGAGCCGGTGGAACTGCCCTTCCTGCCCTTCGGCGACCGGGTGATCTCGTCGACCGAGGCGCTGGCGCTGCCGGCGGTGCCGGAGCGCTTCGTGGTGGTCGGTGCCGGCTATATCGGCCTCGAACTCGGCACCGCCTATGCCAAGCTGGGTGCGAAGGTGACGGTGGTGGAAAGCCAGTCGCGCATCCTGCCGCTCTATGATGCCGAATTGACCAGGCCGGCCGCGAAGCGGCTGGAAGAGCTGGGCGTCGAGGTGCTGACGGGTGCGAAGGCGCGCGGCCTGTCGCGCGGCGGCGACGGTCTCGTGGTCGAAACCCAAAGCGGGGACGAGATCACCCTGCCGGCCGACAAGATCCTGGTCACCGTCGGCCGCCGCCCGGCCACCCGCGGCTGGGGGATCGAGGAGCTGGTGCTCGACATGCAGGGCCCCTTCATCTCGGTCGGCGAGCGCTGCCAGACCTCGATGCGCGGCATCTATGCCATCGGCGACGTGACCGGAGAGCCGATGCTGGCCCACCGTGCCATGGCCCAGGGCGAGATGGTCGCCGAGATCATCGCCGGCCATAAGCGCGTCTGGGACAAGCGCTGCATCCCGGCGGTCTGCTTCACCGATCCTGAAATCGTGACCGCGGGCCTGTCGCCGGAAGAGGCGAAGCGCCTCGGCACCGAGGTCAGGACCGCCCAGTTCCCGTTCACGGCCAATGGCCGCGCGATGACGAAGCTGGGCGAGCAGGGCTTCGTGCGGGTGGTCTTCCGTGCCGACAACAATCTGGTGCTGGGCATCCAGGCCACCGGCCAGGGTGTCTCGGAACTCTCCGCCGCCTTTGCGCTCGCCATCGAAATGGGCGCGCGTCTGGAAGACATCGCCGGCACCATCCACGCCCACCCCACCCAGGGCGAGGCCTTCCAGGAGGCGGCGCTCAAGGGCCTGGGCCACGCCCTGCATATCTGACCGGGTAACGCCCTGCATATCGACGCCGCGGCCACGCTCCCCTTGGGGGGCGTGGCCGTCGTCGTTCCGGCCTGTAAGCGGCCCACCTTGTGACGCGTCTCACCAGGATTAATGAACCACGGTCATAAAGCCGATCGGAAAATCGCCCCTGATCCGCCCGGCGCCGCTGTGCCATCTTCTTCATCTACCGGACCCGCATCCGCCATGGCTGGCGGAGCAATAACCTCAAGGACGGGGGCGCGGGACGGGGGGCGAGACGACGACAAGGCGGAATGGGGACAAGAGCCATGGCCTTCGAGATCACGATCAACGGCGCCCGCCATCGGGTGGACGTCGACGGCGACACGCCGCTGCTCTGGGTGCTGCGCGACGTGCTGGGCATGACCGGCACCAAATTCGGCTGCGGTGCAGCACTCTGCGGCGCCTGCACCGTCCACATGGACGGCCAGCCGGTCCGGTCCTGCATCACGCCGGTCGAGGCGGTGGGCGAGGCACCGGTCACCACCATCGAGGCGCTGGAGACCCTGCCGGTCGGCCCGGCGCTGCAGGCGGCCTGGGTGGCGCTGGACGTGCCGCAATGCGGCTATTGCCAGTCGGGCCAGCTGATGTCGGCCGCGGCCCTGCTGACCGCGACGCCGAAGCCTTCCGATGCCGAGATCGACGGCGCCATGTCGGGCAATGTCTGCCGCTGCGGCACCTATCCCCGCATCCGTGCGGCCATCCATCGCGCCGCCGGCGCGGCCTGAGGGGGGCGATCCGATGACTCATATCGCGACGACCCGCATGAACCGGCGCAGCTTCCTGAAGGCCGGCGCCGCCGTGACCGGCGGCCTGGTCGTGTCGCTGACCCTGCCTTTGGGCACCCGCCCCGCCGATGCTGGCACCGCCACCGCCGATGCCGCGCGCTTCAGCCCCAACGCCTTCATCCGCATCGATCATCAGGGCATCGCCACCCTGGTGATGCCGATGGTGGAGATGGGCCAGGGCGTGTATCAGGGCCAGGCCATGCTGATCGCCGAAGAGCTGGAGATCGGCCTGGATCAGGTCCGGCTGGAGCATGCGCCGGCCGACCCCGCCTATATCAATCCGCTGATCGGCGGCCAGATCACCGGCGGGTCGACCACCATCCGGGCGATGTGGCTGCCGCTGCGGCAGGCCGGGGCGGTGGCCCGTACCCTGCTGGTCCAGGCGGCCGCCGCGCGCTGGGGCGTGGATGCCGCCGGCTGCACCGCGCGTGACGGCCGCGTGCATGATGCCGCAGGCGGGCGCAGCTTCGGCTATGGCGCGCTGGTCGACGATGCCGCCCGGCTGCCGCTGCCCGATGCCGCCGCCGTGGCGCTGAAGGATCCCGCCGATTTCCGCCTGATCGGCCGGCCGCTCCACCGGCTGGACACGGCCGACAAGGTGAACGGCCGGGCGCAGTTCGGCATCGATGCCCGGCTGCCGGGCATGAAGATCGCCGCGATCGCCATCGCCCCGGTCTTCGGCGGCCGCCCCGCCGGGCTGGACGAGGCGGCGGCAAAAGCGGTGCGCGGCGTGCATCAGGTGGTGACCACCGACGAGGCGGTGGCCGTGATCGCCGACCATTGGTGGGCGGCCCATAAGGGGCTGGAGGCGGCCGCGATCCGCTGGGACGATGGCGACCACGGCAGCGTCGGCATGGCCGATCTCCGTGCCGATCTGGACGCCGCCTCGCGCCGTCCCGGTGCCATTGCCCGCGACGAGGGCGGGGTGGATGCGGCGCTGGCCGGGGCGGCGCAGCGGCTGGAGGCGGTCTATGAACTGCCCTTCCTGGCCCATGCGGCGCTGGAGCCGATGAACTGCACCGTGCACGTCCATGACGGCGCCTGCGACATCTGGGTCGGCACCCAGATCCCCGGCATCGCCCGGGCGGTGGCGGCGGGCATTCTGGGCATCCCGGCGGAGAAGGTCGTGATCCACAACCATCTGATCGGCGGCGGTTTCGGCCGGCGGCTGGAGGCCGACGGCATCGCCCATGCGGTGAAGATCGCCCGTCAGGTTTCGGGCCCGGTCAAGCTGGTGTGGAGCCGGGAGGAAGACATCCGCCATGATGTATATCGGCCGTATTACTACGACCGGTTGCAGGCGGGGCTCGATGCCGGGGGCCGCCCGGTGGCCTGGACGCATCGGGTTTCGGGCTCGTCGATCATGGCCCGCTTCGCGCCGGCCGCGGTGGTCAACGGCGTCGATCCGGATGGCGTCGAGGGTGCCGCCGAACCACCCTATGCCTTCCCGGCCATCCGGGTGGAATTTCAGCGGGTCGAGCCGCGCCATGTGCCGACCGGCTGGTGGCGGGGCGTCGGCCCCACCCACAACGTCTTCGTGGTCGAAAGCTTCGTCGACGAGCTGGCGGCCGCGGCCGGCGCCGATCCGGTCGCCTGGCGTCGCAGCCTGCTGGATGCCAATCCGCGCGCCCGCGCCGTGCTCGACCGTGCCGCCGCGGCGTCCGGCTGGGGCGGGGCGCTGCCGGCCGGCCATGGCCGCGGGGTGGCGCTGCAATACGCCTTCGGCAGCTATCTGGCGATGGTCGCAGAGGTGGAGGTCGCGGCCGATGGCGGGGTGCGCGTCCACCGCCTGGTCGTGGCGGTGGATTGCGGCCGTGCGGTCAACCCCGATCAGATCCGCGCCCAGATGGAAGGCGGCGCCATTTTCGGCCTGACCGCCGCACTCCATGGCGAGATCACCATCACCGACGGCCGGGTGGCGCAGGGCAATTTCGACACCTGTCTGCCGATGCGCATCGACGAGGTGCCGGTGGTCGAAACCCATCTGATCGACAGCAGCGAGGCCCCGGGCGGCATCGGCGAAACCGCCACCGCCGCGGTCTCCCCCGCCGTCACCAACGCCATCTTCGCCGCCACCGGTAAACGCCTTCGCCGCCTGCCGATCGATCCGGCGGCGCTGAAGCGGGTGTGATGGCGGCCCGGCCCGTCTGATCCCCTGATCCGGCGGCGGCTTCCGAAGCCGCCGCCGCGCCTTTCCATCGAAATTGACTGACCGTCAGTCATAATATAGACAGATGGAGCGATCCGGCGACGACCGCCGGCGCAAGGGCCGTCGGGGATGGAAGCCGCATCATGCAGACAACTGAACCTGCCATAGCCTCAGGGGTGCCGGGCCGGGCGGCGATCACGATCGCTTTCGTCCTGGTCTGCCTCAACCTTCGCATTGTTTTCGGCGGGGTGGGGCCGCTCCTGCCCTATCTGTCGCTCGACCCGTTGACGGCCGGCGCGCTCACCGCTTTTCCGCCGCTGTGCATGGGCCTGTTCGCGCCCCTCGGCGCCATGGCAGGGCGACGGCTGGGCGAGCCGCGTGCCCTGTTCGCGGCCATGGCCATCCTGACCGCCGGGATCCTGATCCG
It includes:
- a CDS encoding alpha-ketoacid dehydrogenase subunit beta, which translates into the protein MPRMTMIEAIRDALDVMMGRDDRVVVYGEDVGYFGGVFRCTQGLQQKYGKTRCFDAPISESGIVGTAIGMAAYGLRPCVEIQFADYMYPAYDQITQEAARIRYRSNGDFTCPLVIRMPTGGGIFGGQTHSQSVEALFTHVCGLKVVVPCSPHDAKGLLISALEDPDPVIFLEPKRLYNGPFDGHHDRPVTPWSKHEAGEVPAGHYSVPLGKANIVRPGSAVTVLAYGTMVYVAQAAAADTGIDAEIIDLRTLVPLDLDTITASVRKTGRCLVVHEATLTSGYGAELTALVQENCFHHLEAPVTRIAGWDTPYPHAQEWDYFPGPARVGRALQEILES
- a CDS encoding dihydrolipoamide acetyltransferase family protein — encoded protein: MGEHIIKMPDVGEGIAEAELVEWHIEVGQIVREDAVLAAVMTDKATVEIPSPVDGKVLWLGAEIGDVVSVGAPLIRLEVEGEGNVAAGAAAPAAAASKPAAAQPADEEDGAPPAAPAQAAEPAPELKTVPKPQPAAKPLGAGAGTVAMAPGAPRGEHEKPIASPAVRHRAREAGVDLRQVRGTGPAGRITHEDLDRFFAGQDQRPAAGGLVADTSVSEIKVVGLRRRIAEQMTLSKSRIPHITYVEEVDVTALEELRGKLNAEKGRDRPKLTILPFLMRAMVKAIAEQPRLNARYDDQAGIIHQYGGVHIGVAAQTPTGLVVPVVKHTEARDIWACAAELSRLAEAARNGTATREELTGSTITITSLGALGGVVTTPVINHPEVAIIGVNKMMIRPVWDGSAFVPRKMMNLSSSFDHRVIDGWDAAVFVQRIRSLLETPATIFIEG
- the lpdA gene encoding dihydrolipoyl dehydrogenase yields the protein MKDISCKLLVIGAGPGGYVCAIRAGQLGVDTVIVEAKKPGGTCLNVGCIPSKALIHAAEEFEKLVHMAGGTSPLGITATAPRIDLARTVAWKDQIVGRLTGGVSGLLKKARVKVVQGHARFRDGKTVEVETETGLQVIKAEAVVIATGSEPVELPFLPFGDRVISSTEALALPAVPERFVVVGAGYIGLELGTAYAKLGAKVTVVESQSRILPLYDAELTRPAAKRLEELGVEVLTGAKARGLSRGGDGLVVETQSGDEITLPADKILVTVGRRPATRGWGIEELVLDMQGPFISVGERCQTSMRGIYAIGDVTGEPMLAHRAMAQGEMVAEIIAGHKRVWDKRCIPAVCFTDPEIVTAGLSPEEAKRLGTEVRTAQFPFTANGRAMTKLGEQGFVRVVFRADNNLVLGIQATGQGVSELSAAFALAIEMGARLEDIAGTIHAHPTQGEAFQEAALKGLGHALHI
- a CDS encoding (2Fe-2S)-binding protein encodes the protein MAFEITINGARHRVDVDGDTPLLWVLRDVLGMTGTKFGCGAALCGACTVHMDGQPVRSCITPVEAVGEAPVTTIEALETLPVGPALQAAWVALDVPQCGYCQSGQLMSAAALLTATPKPSDAEIDGAMSGNVCRCGTYPRIRAAIHRAAGAA
- a CDS encoding molybdopterin cofactor-binding domain-containing protein, with protein sequence MTHIATTRMNRRSFLKAGAAVTGGLVVSLTLPLGTRPADAGTATADAARFSPNAFIRIDHQGIATLVMPMVEMGQGVYQGQAMLIAEELEIGLDQVRLEHAPADPAYINPLIGGQITGGSTTIRAMWLPLRQAGAVARTLLVQAAAARWGVDAAGCTARDGRVHDAAGGRSFGYGALVDDAARLPLPDAAAVALKDPADFRLIGRPLHRLDTADKVNGRAQFGIDARLPGMKIAAIAIAPVFGGRPAGLDEAAAKAVRGVHQVVTTDEAVAVIADHWWAAHKGLEAAAIRWDDGDHGSVGMADLRADLDAASRRPGAIARDEGGVDAALAGAAQRLEAVYELPFLAHAALEPMNCTVHVHDGACDIWVGTQIPGIARAVAAGILGIPAEKVVIHNHLIGGGFGRRLEADGIAHAVKIARQVSGPVKLVWSREEDIRHDVYRPYYYDRLQAGLDAGGRPVAWTHRVSGSSIMARFAPAAVVNGVDPDGVEGAAEPPYAFPAIRVEFQRVEPRHVPTGWWRGVGPTHNVFVVESFVDELAAAAGADPVAWRRSLLDANPRARAVLDRAAAASGWGGALPAGHGRGVALQYAFGSYLAMVAEVEVAADGGVRVHRLVVAVDCGRAVNPDQIRAQMEGGAIFGLTAALHGEITITDGRVAQGNFDTCLPMRIDEVPVVETHLIDSSEAPGGIGETATAAVSPAVTNAIFAATGKRLRRLPIDPAALKRV